A stretch of the Schistocerca serialis cubense isolate TAMUIC-IGC-003099 chromosome 2, iqSchSeri2.2, whole genome shotgun sequence genome encodes the following:
- the LOC126456612 gene encoding uncharacterized protein LOC126456612: MLEGEPEDLRGLLMSGESDVEAAARAALRAQWAASLAAHPDTPDEQLRRVGERRRAATEQRWLEQVERVEAAAEYRKRMMEVQREMQIREFQEKREEYNMTLEAVEEMLMEERDMMLRAQMDNLLARARAEITNEAQWHAAVGIADAWRRSRLEAYQPYAAAEARLAAERDMLKQRRRRYKTRLRPGPQMSPLEEAQVDVFDESPPGELPPPALPVFDRPPPSFDTRPVSLLDDSPPLDLQESPLLNKYRTPEQVTPEQSMEQWYSSERGGGRGARRRLVFDDEDEDDDDDDDDSDLLDDLAPLQRIVNSAGRRSMVDDTMPPGLDD, encoded by the exons ATGCTCGAGGGGGAGCCGGAGGATCTGCGCGGGCTGCTGATGTCCGGGGAGTCGGACGTGGAGGCGGCTGCGCGCGCGGCGCTGCGCGCCCAGTGGGCGGCCTCGCTCGCGGCCCACCCGGACACGCCGGACGAGCAGCTGCGGCGCGTGGGCGAGCGGAGGCGCGCGGCGACGGAGCAGCGATGGCTGGAGCAGGTCGAGAGGGTCGAGGCGGCCGCCGAATACCGCAAGAGGATGATGGAGGTCCAGCGGGAGATGCAGATCCGCGAGTTCCAGGAGAAGCGCGAGGAGTACAACATGACGCTGGAGGCCGTCGAGGAGATGCTGATGGAGGAGCGTGACATGATGCTCCGGGCGCAGATGGACAACCTGCTGGCGAGGGCCAGGGCGGAGATCACGAACGAGGCGCAGTGGCACGCCGCCGTCGGTATCGCAGACGCGTGGCGGCGCAGCAGGCTCGAGGCCTACCAGCCGTACGCCGCTGCTGAAGCCAGG CTGGCCGCAGAAAGAGACATGCTGAAGCAGAGGAGGCGCAGGTACAAGACGCGGCTGCGGCCGGGCCCGCAGATGAGTCCGCTGGAGGAGGCCCAGGTGGACGTGTTCGACGAGTCGCCGCCCGGCGAGCTGCCGCCGCCGGCGCTGCCCGTCTTCGACCGGCCGCCCCCGTCCTTCGACACTCGGCCCGTCAGCCTGCTGGACGACTCCCCGCCACTGGACCTGCAGGAGTCCCCGCTGCTGAACAAGTACAGGACGCCCGAACAGGTGACGCCGGAGCAGTCGATGGAGCAGTGGTACTCGTCCGAGCGGGGAGGAGGGAGAGGCGCTCGGAGGCGGCTCGTCTTCGATGACGAggacgaagacgacgacgacgacgacgacgacagcgacCTGTTAG